The stretch of DNA CTCACCTTCATTTAGGGGAAGGCAAGAGAAATTAACAGGCAGATTACCTCATCAGTGCTGATCAGGAAACTTTCAGATTGATTAGTTTAAAGTTTCACCTCTGGAAAAGGCTGAAACTGAAATTTGGTTAGTTATTAAGTTTTAGTTTGGTGACATGGCTTAGCCAAAATGACTCACAATTTCAGTCATAATATTTCAGGCTTATGATTTTTTTGACTTTACAACGATGCAAAAGCAATATGCATTCAATAGAAACTGGCTAAGCTAAGCTATGATGTTCAGTAgtgttaaaaagaatgaagtctttgttctggctgggtggctcagttggttggagtgtcatcctatacaccaagAGGTTAtaggtttgatttcctgtcagggtCCCTAGTCTGGGCatgtaggggaggcaaccaattgatatttctctctcacattgatgtctctctctctctgtctctcttcctctctctctaaaaaaaaataataaatgtagcctcaggtgaggattaaaaataaacaaataaacagagtCCAAAACAGTTGAAAATGGAGTCACTTTTGGTAACCACTTGAGACAGTAGATATGCTAATTAACTTTACTGCAGTGATTATTTCACAATGCATATTTTTACTGAATCAGGTTGCACATCTTAAATATAAACAATGTATATCTtctgtaattaaaatgttttcagtttagtcctttcacatacacacacatactctatctcacacacacatacacacacacacactttcctttTTAGTTGCTGGTGTCCATCCATCTCTGTTACTCAATTTGTTTCAAAATCCAATGGTACCTCGGTACTTGTTAATTCATTCTAGAACTTGTGACAAGCACCAAGCAAGCAatgagtgatgaagcattttctcttgagGGGCAGCATCATGACTCATACAAATTCTAGTCAGTGCCATGACTATGGAGCAAGCActaagtgctgaaacatttttctcttgtcaaaatgcaatgagtacagggtttgatgagttctgaagtcGATGAGTACCAAGGTGTGACTGTATTGAAAGGGAGGGATGTGAGAATTGTCTTTAGTAAATGACACAAATGTTTCTGTGTCATGTTCATCGAACAGATAGGCTTTAGTCATGGACAAGAGTTTCTGAGGATATTAAGGTGTCGGAGTGTATTTATAAACTAGAGGAGAATTAAAAGAGGATGGGGGGAAAATTCCACACACAGAAACCATAGCACCATCTTCACAGATACCTGCAATTTGAATTCTTTATTACAAGGAAAGCATGAAAAATCTTTCATTCATGAAGACTGACTGAGTCTTAATGATCTAGAACATTGTTAATACTCTGACTTACTACAGTGATTCAAAAGtttgggaagagagaaagaaaattcctTGTATCATttcttgaacttcttttttttaattgctgtttagTTACAATTGTCCCACATCATTTCTTGATCTTACCCAAACATAACAGGGTTGCCAAATCAAACAGATAGAGCTCTCATTTATCAGTACATATTTGCAAAATTTTAATGCTTCCACCAACAGCTGACTTTTGGGAATATCAAAAAGCAGATACTTTCAAAACACTTTTTGTGATGAAGTAGAGAAAGTCCTGGATTAGTAGCTAGTTGAAGTGGATTTTTTGCTTCAGCTTTTCCGCTAACTTCATGGTCTTTAGCAAATCCCTTAACTTTGGGCTCCTATACATAGCACTATCAGCATCACAGGGGTGCTGTGGTATTAAAATGGGATAACTGAGGTGCAAGCACCTGGAAATACTTGAAATGCTACATAAAGACATATGATTAAATTCTAGAGGGCAGGATCTGAGAGAGTTATGCTGACCAGTATTATAAAAGGAAGCAGAAGAGTTTACTGAAATGTTTATTGCAGAAAAGCCCAGTCCCATTTTAGGTTtatgtctccatttctctttgaTGCATTGAACAGAATGGgttacataaacaaaaagaagtagACATAAGAGGAGACAGAGACCAGGAAAGCTCAAATACATTACTCACTGCCACTCAAGGAGTAAGTTAAAGGTCAACCACTGGGCCATAACCCCTGCAAGGTACCATCTATCTGTCAAAGTGCACAGGCACCTCTGGGTTACCCTCACAGGCAATGACAACACGCCTAGTGCTGGTCATGGCCCTATATCTGCAGTTAGGGGCTTTGGAACTTCCTGTCTCCCTGCAGTCTGTGACGTGCATTACACCCTCGTGGCAGTTCATCTTGCCATTCTTGCACTGGATATTGGTGGTGCTGCAGATACTACGAATGTTCCAGATGTTCTCATGGATGAACGTGTTGAAGTGCTTGCAATGATGTGAAGTCATCTTCCGTCTTTGCATCATAATGTTACAGTAGCCATCATTGCCACCTGCCCCATTAGGGTCCACATGTTGCCGCAGGAATCGTTGGTGCATGCGATCCTGGCCATAGGAGGGCtgcaccagccccagccccagcagggtCAGCAACAAGAGCAGAAGCAATGAAAGGGTCTTCTGGAGAGCCATCACTGCCTTGGAGATGCCTAGAGAGAAaccaaagggaagaagaaaggaaggtaaCAAATGGGCACTAGAGAGATTTTGAGAATGGCAAGCTCTACACTTTCCTCCCCACTCTTCTTTTCTCACAATTTTTCTCACCACTGCTTCTCCAAGAGTGAAAAGTTTGCAAACATGATCTTCTCTGAAAGAAGGAGCCTTTCTCTTTAGTGGAAAGAAGTTGCTACGGCGAGCACAAAGTCTCATGGCAGAGACTGACAGTGTGGTTGTCCAGGTGGATGTCCTGTATGGTCAGGgtgtgaaaaggaagaaaaggcagatCTAAATAAAGCTGAAGCTCTCTGTCTCTTGAGGGAGTTCTCTAGTCATGTGATCTTTGGAGAGTGTTTGGCTGCCTGGAGACTCTGAATCCCAAAATTTTGGATAGACTGAGGGTGTGTCAAGGAAAGTTTATAAACTGATTTTAATTCCTGACATTTGTGAATTGAGGAAGTTGCAGAAAAAAGGATAGAGTAATACTTGGGTTTAGCCTTTTCTCTTATGTgtctactctttttttaaactaaaaaacatttttcaattatagttgatgtaTATAGTATTACATTAGCTTtcagtgtacaacatagtgatcagacatgaatataccttatgaagtgatcacccaaGTAAGTCcagtactcatctgacaccatacatagttattacaatgtttttTTACTAGATTCCCAATGCTTACTTGatgtccccatgactatttttaaaactggcaatttgtacttcttgattccttcacctttttcaaccaTGTGGCTATTCTTTTAAGGGTATTAACATCAAGTCCTTTTGGAAATCTTGCTAAgcctataaaaaacaaaatctaaaacagAGTACCCAGCTGCAGCTTTGCagataataaatatctgttgaatgaactaataaacaaaatgagtgaGGTAATtaacaaactaaataaaatgggtatagagaCTGAAGGTGTTTCCCAGGCTTGTGgaattgattaaaaaattttttttaaaaagaaacaaatctcaccctggttggtgtggctcagtggattgaggtccagcttgtgaaccaaagggtcgtcagttaaattcccagtcaggccacatgccaatgtgtggttgtctcaggcacatgagagacaaccactcattgatgtttctctccctctctttctccctcccttcccctctctctaaaaataaataaataaaatcttgaaacaaacaaacaaatctcaaCAGTACAATCTCCACAAAAGAGGACTTGGACTGTCTTTTTTCATTGCTGCTTCTGT from Phyllostomus discolor isolate MPI-MPIP mPhyDis1 chromosome 1, mPhyDis1.pri.v3, whole genome shotgun sequence encodes:
- the RNASE4 gene encoding ribonuclease 4, producing the protein MALQKTLSLLLLLLLTLLGLGLVQPSYGQDRMHQRFLRQHVDPNGAGGNDGYCNIMMQRRKMTSHHCKHFNTFIHENIWNIRSICSTTNIQCKNGKMNCHEGVMHVTDCRETGSSKAPNCRYRAMTSTRRVVIACEGNPEVPVHFDR